From the Nitrospirota bacterium genome, the window ATCGCGCAATAAAAATAATAACTTTATAACTAATTGTTCAGTTTACTATCTGTCATGAATTTATTACAATTAACTTATTATGAAAACAATAAAGACGGAAGAATATATTATCGAAGAAGAGCCGTACTATCTGCCTTCAGGCAGGGAGATAGAGATATTTGAGGCAGCTTACAAGAATCAGATACCGGTCATCTTGAAGGGACCAACCGGATGCGGCAAGACCAGATTTATGCAGCATATGGCCTGGAGATTGAAGAGACCTCTTATTACTGTTTCTTGTCATGATGATCTCACTGCCTCCGACCTTGTTGGCAGATATCTTGTGCGCGGAGGGGAGACGGTATGGGTTGACGGGCCTCTTACAAAGGCCGTGAAGGTCGGCGGCTTCTGCTATCTCGATGAAATTGTCGAGGCGAGGAAGGACACCACAGTCGTAATCCATCCCTTGGCGGATGACAGGAGGATCCTCCCCATAGAGAAGCTGGGCGAGACACTACAGGCGCCTCCGCAATTCCTCTTCAGCATATCCTACAATCCGGGATACCAGAGCATCCTCAAAGACCTCAAGCAGTCTACACGTCAGCGGTTTCTTGCAATTGAGTTCAGCTATCCTGACAAGAAGCTTGAAAAGCAGATCATAATGCACGAATCCGGTATTGATGAAACCACTGCGGAAAGACTGGTGAGTTTCGCCGAAAAAACTCGTAATCTGAAAGACAGGGGGCTGATCGAGGGGGCAAGCACAAGGCTTTTAATTCACGCTGCAAAATTGATCTCTTCCGGCATTGAAACGACAGAGGCCTGCAAGACCGCAATTGCCGAGCCCCTTACCGATGACCATGAAATGCTGTCGGCCCTTTCCGAACTAATAAGCTCCATATTTTAATGCATGAGATTGAAGAGAAATATATTGAGCAATTAAAAGAAGAGATCATAAAAAATCTACGCCTGGATTTTTTTGATGATGAAGAGATAAAAGCGATCTTAATGGACCTGACGTCCTTTGACAAAAAGATAAGACAAAAAGCTGTTGCCCTCTGCCAGACCCTTTCCCATAAAAGCTCATCCCTGGTCCCGACTACAATTAAACGCGTTAAAAACGCCTCCCGATTCCTTGTGCCAAGAGAGATGGAAAAATGGATAAACCACGCCTATGATTTGTTAGACCATCAGGGAGTTGATCCTTTTTTAGGTTTTATTTCAAGGATGGATGCTGAGACCCTTTGGAATTTTCTGATGCCAAAAGGGCTTTCACTTCAGGAAGTTGCGCCGTTTCTTGAAACTTATCTGAGGGGCATATCGGGGCTTGAACTGAAGGTCATGCCAAACAAAGAATCTTATACCAACACATCAACGATATATCTTCCTCCCTTTTTAGACAAATATGAAGAGCACGATAAAAATCTTCTGATTTATAAATTCATGGCAGCCCACAAATGGGCACAAATAGTACAGGGCACACTGACCCCTGACGCAGCCACACTAAAAGCCTTTCTGAAAGATGATGTTACAGCCCATCCCGACATAGAAACCTTCTTCGGACTTTTTCCTGAAAAGGAACTCGCGATCGATCTTTACAACCTTATTGAAGCCTTCAGGCTTGAATCATTTCTTAAAAAAGAGCTCCCCGGACTTATGAGAGAAATGCGTAACATTAAGAAAGATTTCATTAAATTCAGGGCCCCTCTTTCAAGCCTTTCAGAAAAAGCAGCGTTTGTTGAACTGCTTTATCAGTCTTATCTGAGGGGAGAAACTGAAACCTCTTTTTTAAACAAAGAGATCGGAGAAATTTTAAATCTGAAAGAAGAGACCGGTAATTATGAAAGCATGACAGCCCTTTTTAAACTTTATGACATGGCAATTAAATTTGCAGGCACTTACCAGCCGCGAAGTTATCTGCTTCTTCTTGGTGCAATAAGGCCGGAAGAAATCTCCGTTCATTTGAAAGAGGAGAGACGGGCGCACAAAAAGAGGCTTGAGGGCTTCGTCACAAAAATCATAAACATGCCCTCATTTGATCCTCAGAAGATGTCCGCGCATAAGAGCCTCTTTCGGGACAGGATGGCTGACCCTGCGAAAGAATACCTGCTTATCAAAGGCAGGATAATCGATCTTGACACCGAGACAAAAGACTTTATCGCTGAGAGGGGCGGGATACCGGGCGGCGTAATGGTCAAGGGGGCAGACATTGGCGGGGCGGGAAGTCCTATCACCCTGACCGAACTAATGGAAGAAGAGGAAATATTTCAGGAGGCTACGGGCGGGATAAAATATGATGAATGGGATTATAACAGGGGAGGCTACAAGAAAAAGTGGTGTACCCTTTATGAACATAATATCCATCCGGTGCACGACTCATTTGTGGAGCTGACCCTCAGGCGTTACAGCGGACAAGTCAGCGTGCTGAGGAAGAAGTTTGAACTTTTAAACAGAGAACCCAAGATAATCAGAAGACAGAAGGACGGAGACGATATAGATATTG encodes:
- a CDS encoding CbbQ/NirQ/NorQ/GpvN family protein; protein product: MKTIKTEEYIIEEEPYYLPSGREIEIFEAAYKNQIPVILKGPTGCGKTRFMQHMAWRLKRPLITVSCHDDLTASDLVGRYLVRGGETVWVDGPLTKAVKVGGFCYLDEIVEARKDTTVVIHPLADDRRILPIEKLGETLQAPPQFLFSISYNPGYQSILKDLKQSTRQRFLAIEFSYPDKKLEKQIIMHESGIDETTAERLVSFAEKTRNLKDRGLIEGASTRLLIHAAKLISSGIETTEACKTAIAEPLTDDHEMLSALSELISSIF